The Oreochromis niloticus isolate F11D_XX linkage group LG2, O_niloticus_UMD_NMBU, whole genome shotgun sequence genome includes a region encoding these proteins:
- the mid1ip1l gene encoding mid1-interacting protein 1-like: MMQISSDSVGNKHSLINVMHRFIAAANNMDETIMVPSLLRDMPLDEQQANNNNEPPCSNKQRDMYEHYLLLKSIKNDMEWGLLKREVSSGASFLEMAVKQEEQQAVKGDIHVDDNADLQHQFHYHLRGLFGVLSKLTMQADHLTNRYKREIGGGNFMR, translated from the coding sequence ATGATGCAGATCAGCAGCGACTCCGTCGGCAACAAGCACTCCCTCATTAACGTCATGCACCGCTTCATAGCGGCCGCCAACAACATGGACGAGACCATCATGGTGCCGAGCCTGCTGCGAGACATGCCGCTGGACGAGCAGCAGGCTAACAACAACAACGAACCGCCGTGCAGCAACAAGCAGAGGGACATGTACGAGCATTACCTGCTGCTCAAGTCCATAAAGAACGACATGGAGTGGGGTCTGCTGAAGAGGGAGGTGAGCAGCGGTGCCAGCTTCCTGGAGATGGCGGTGAAGCAGGAAGAGCAGCAGGCGGTGAAGGGAGACATACACGTGGATGACAACGCTGACCTGCAGCATCAGTTTCATTATCACCTCAGAGGACTGTTTGGCGTGCTGTCCAAGCTGACCATGCAGGCAGACCACCTCACCAACAGGTACAAGAGGGAAATTGGAGGAGGAAACTTCATGAGATAG